Proteins encoded within one genomic window of SAR324 cluster bacterium:
- a CDS encoding glycerol-3-phosphate dehydrogenase/oxidase, whose product MKIEQLAEKWDLVVLGGGITGAGIFREAARSKLKVLLVEQQDFAWGTSSRSSKMVHGGLRYLKEAQIGLTRDSVLERERLLREAPGLVESLEFLMPIYADRGPGKWLMTSGLTLYSMLSGKKQHQYFNKSEFVAKVPGINQQQLKGGFQFLDAQVDDARLVLRVLDEAKQQSAEAVALNYVTAKKILRDNNGKVTGVVLMDTDTGTLREIQTGTIINATGAWAEGLHPSPKQKLHIRPLRGSHLIFPQKVLPVNQAVSFVHPKDNRPVFAFPWEGVTLFGTTDVDHGTEINTDPSISKEEVDYLMEAVHYAFPQMNITSKDCLATLAGVRPVLSEGKANPSEESREHLIWVDKGLVTVTGGKLTTFRKLAVDTLKEALEFLPVKQMDEGDIFDQKNNPEPKPSTLTDKQWKKLKGRYGLKVKELIAMSSLEELTQIPGTETLWAELRYTAKNEQIRHLSDLLLRRVRLGLLLPEGGKNILDRVRELCGSVLEWDEERWQKEINAYQELWQQSYSMPQGVTL is encoded by the coding sequence ATGAAGATTGAACAACTCGCGGAAAAATGGGATTTGGTGGTGCTTGGTGGTGGTATCACCGGCGCAGGAATTTTCAGGGAAGCCGCCCGCTCAAAATTAAAAGTATTGCTGGTGGAACAACAGGATTTTGCCTGGGGAACTTCCAGTCGTTCCTCCAAAATGGTTCATGGCGGATTGCGCTATCTCAAGGAAGCGCAGATTGGTTTAACCCGTGATTCTGTTTTGGAACGGGAACGCTTGTTGCGCGAAGCTCCCGGTCTGGTGGAATCGCTGGAATTTCTGATGCCGATTTATGCCGACAGAGGCCCGGGTAAATGGTTGATGACCAGCGGCTTGACGCTGTACAGCATGCTTTCCGGTAAAAAACAGCATCAGTATTTCAATAAATCCGAGTTCGTCGCGAAAGTTCCCGGAATCAATCAACAGCAACTCAAGGGCGGATTCCAGTTTCTTGATGCTCAGGTTGATGATGCCAGATTGGTGCTGAGAGTGCTGGATGAAGCAAAACAGCAATCCGCTGAGGCGGTCGCCCTGAATTATGTCACCGCAAAAAAAATCCTGCGTGACAATAACGGCAAGGTGACAGGCGTTGTCCTGATGGATACTGACACAGGGACCCTGCGGGAAATACAAACCGGAACCATCATCAACGCCACCGGAGCCTGGGCTGAAGGGTTGCATCCATCGCCCAAACAGAAACTCCATATTCGGCCATTGCGGGGCAGTCATCTGATTTTTCCTCAAAAAGTTCTGCCGGTGAATCAGGCGGTCAGCTTTGTTCATCCCAAAGACAACCGGCCTGTCTTCGCGTTTCCCTGGGAAGGCGTCACGCTGTTTGGAACCACGGATGTGGATCATGGAACAGAGATCAATACCGACCCCTCCATTTCAAAAGAAGAAGTGGATTATCTTATGGAAGCTGTGCATTACGCGTTTCCCCAAATGAACATCACTTCAAAAGATTGTCTGGCTACCCTTGCGGGGGTTCGACCTGTCCTGAGTGAAGGCAAAGCCAATCCCTCGGAAGAATCACGGGAACATCTGATCTGGGTTGACAAAGGTCTGGTCACTGTGACCGGCGGCAAGCTGACGACCTTCCGTAAACTGGCTGTGGACACGCTGAAAGAAGCCTTGGAATTTCTTCCGGTAAAGCAGATGGACGAAGGCGACATTTTTGACCAGAAAAACAATCCTGAACCCAAACCTTCAACATTGACGGACAAGCAATGGAAAAAACTGAAAGGAAGGTATGGCCTGAAAGTGAAGGAGTTGATCGCCATGTCTTCACTTGAGGAATTGACTCAGATTCCCGGCACTGAAACGTTATGGGCTGAATTGCGTTACACCGCAAAGAATGAGCAGATCAGGCACCTCAGCGATCTGCTGTTGAGACGTGTTCGCCTGGGACTGTTATTGCCTGAAGGCGGAAAAAATATTCTGGATCGGGTCAGGGAATTATGTGGCTCTGTGCTGGAATGGGACGAGGAACGCTGGCAGAAAGAAATCAACGCCTATCAGGAATTGTGGCAACAATCCTATTCCATGCCTCAGGGCGTCACTCTGTAA
- a CDS encoding carboxypeptidase regulatory-like domain-containing protein: protein METIKKYGLGVIACFLMFFIYACNDSGNGSSSTAKNPAETAPVQALKISILKSDRASETALAGNPAARTQTSMVLSADEKFVLRQYDKNDLEVPCREGINCVDGAIRLDNRDMDTDAVMFVIFDGVTAKVSGEITGINETGDEEIHYFGMSEEIINSGNKTIEIGLILFPVAETETIPQIQKNFSVTINTSALLGSYLSKMDRAIATLSCANNAALHESFEMTFDAANNQLSSGNKTMLLVPGTACEFRVQVYVDNQPIIQGTVGIVIDGAAYQQIDGMIFQRVSAVVSTGLWVEDTGTWTVSLSDLAHDHLVQDARELSGKSSGVVTVVMNYNQASQEFLYQEGKWIAAIKNVNFSDTTAVIEFAVNVDSLTVLKTDAVSPAKLGHHENVLVFNFNRDLHITAQINGTLFLQVLDARSRAPLEGYKVTISSLDRPENSFTRTTSLFGYVLESLVPGKYAVSLDGMKKVLIATIRENGIFDKQIYVSEHEDD from the coding sequence ATGGAAACAATAAAAAAATATGGATTAGGGGTGATTGCCTGTTTCTTGATGTTCTTTATCTATGCCTGTAATGATTCCGGAAATGGAAGTTCTTCAACCGCAAAAAATCCGGCTGAAACAGCCCCGGTACAAGCCTTGAAAATCAGCATTTTGAAATCGGATCGAGCGTCTGAAACAGCACTTGCAGGGAATCCTGCCGCAAGAACACAAACGTCAATGGTATTGTCCGCTGATGAAAAATTTGTTCTCAGACAGTACGACAAGAATGACCTTGAAGTGCCTTGTCGTGAAGGAATTAATTGTGTCGATGGTGCGATTCGTCTGGATAACAGGGATATGGATACGGATGCGGTTATGTTTGTTATCTTTGATGGAGTGACAGCCAAAGTCAGTGGAGAAATTACTGGAATCAACGAAACCGGGGACGAAGAAATTCATTATTTCGGGATGTCTGAAGAAATCATCAATTCTGGAAACAAAACCATTGAAATTGGTTTGATCCTCTTTCCGGTCGCGGAAACAGAAACGATTCCTCAAATACAAAAAAACTTCAGTGTGACAATCAATACGTCAGCTCTGCTTGGTTCCTATCTCAGCAAGATGGATCGTGCTATTGCGACCTTGTCTTGTGCGAACAATGCCGCGTTACACGAGTCCTTTGAAATGACATTTGATGCCGCAAACAATCAATTGTCTTCAGGAAACAAAACCATGCTTCTCGTTCCAGGAACCGCCTGCGAATTTCGAGTTCAGGTTTATGTGGATAATCAGCCCATTATTCAAGGAACTGTTGGCATCGTGATAGATGGGGCGGCCTATCAGCAAATCGATGGGATGATCTTTCAACGGGTTTCTGCTGTCGTGAGCACAGGATTGTGGGTGGAAGACACAGGAACATGGACTGTGTCATTGAGTGATCTGGCTCATGATCATCTGGTTCAGGATGCAAGAGAATTGAGTGGAAAGTCATCTGGTGTTGTGACCGTTGTGATGAATTATAATCAGGCATCACAGGAGTTCCTGTATCAAGAGGGAAAATGGATTGCGGCAATCAAGAATGTGAATTTTTCCGACACAACGGCGGTGATTGAGTTTGCTGTAAATGTAGATTCTTTAACCGTGCTGAAAACAGATGCGGTTTCTCCAGCAAAATTGGGACACCATGAAAATGTACTGGTCTTTAATTTTAACCGAGACCTTCATATTACGGCACAAATCAATGGAACCCTGTTTCTTCAAGTTTTGGATGCACGTTCCCGTGCGCCCCTTGAAGGGTATAAGGTAACCATCAGTTCCCTTGATAGACCTGAAAACAGTTTCACACGGACCACCAGTTTATTCGGGTATGTTCTTGAATCGCTTGTTCCGGGAAAATATGCGGTTTCCCTTGATGGCATGAAAAAAGTGCTTATAGCCACTATCAGGGAAAATGGCATTTTCGATAAGCAGATTTATGTCAGCGAACATGAAGATGATTAA
- a CDS encoding fused response regulator/phosphatase — protein sequence MSKPVIVCVDDEKIVLDSLKSELKNAFNEDYTIEISESGEDTLELFKDLLKDGNDIPVVISDYAMPGMKGDELLKHIHALSPDTLKIMLTGQATIKAVSNAVNQAKLYRFIPKPWTSADLTLTIQEALKSYAQTRMLQHQHQLLEQQNKQLEDQNNRLAEYNLNLEQKVKERTHELVEKNQQMLEDLVLAGDVQKRIFPICEMPPFLKMAFKYIPYNQVSGDIYYAQQKDPKTFDFFMGDVTGHGVAAAFITILTNMALEEALAETSLENIMLHLNTQLESHTAKTRFVTGIFLRISNDGTMLSANAAHPRFMIIPANGEDLIFTKKRGTLLGVFPNERVKFPHETISLRKGDKIVLYTDGLIEQENSQKKLYGDLRLQSLLKRCCNDDIEVLLDKLMTDLDHFSEGAPRGDDLTITIIEFLGL from the coding sequence ATGAGTAAACCAGTTATTGTTTGTGTGGATGATGAAAAGATTGTCCTGGATAGTCTGAAGTCAGAACTCAAAAATGCTTTTAACGAGGACTACACTATTGAAATTTCTGAGAGTGGCGAAGATACGCTGGAACTGTTTAAGGATCTGCTCAAGGACGGCAATGACATTCCTGTGGTGATCAGTGACTATGCCATGCCAGGCATGAAAGGGGATGAGTTGTTGAAACATATTCATGCGTTGTCACCAGACACCCTGAAAATTATGTTAACCGGGCAAGCTACTATCAAGGCCGTCAGCAATGCGGTGAATCAGGCTAAACTCTATCGTTTTATCCCTAAGCCCTGGACCTCTGCAGATCTCACATTAACGATTCAGGAAGCCCTCAAAAGTTATGCGCAAACCCGGATGCTACAACACCAGCATCAACTCCTCGAACAGCAAAATAAACAATTGGAAGATCAAAACAATCGTTTGGCGGAATATAATCTGAATTTGGAACAAAAAGTTAAAGAACGGACTCATGAGTTAGTTGAAAAAAATCAGCAAATGCTGGAGGATCTGGTGCTGGCGGGAGATGTGCAAAAACGTATTTTCCCCATTTGTGAGATGCCGCCCTTTTTAAAAATGGCCTTCAAATATATTCCCTATAATCAGGTATCCGGGGATATTTATTATGCTCAGCAAAAGGACCCGAAAACCTTCGATTTTTTTATGGGGGATGTGACAGGACATGGTGTTGCGGCGGCTTTTATTACCATTTTGACCAATATGGCTCTGGAAGAGGCGTTAGCGGAAACTTCGCTTGAAAATATTATGCTGCATTTAAATACGCAATTGGAATCCCATACTGCTAAAACCAGGTTTGTCACAGGAATTTTTTTAAGAATCAGTAACGATGGAACCATGTTAAGCGCCAATGCGGCTCATCCCAGGTTCATGATCATCCCGGCTAATGGTGAGGATCTCATTTTCACTAAAAAACGCGGGACTTTACTGGGCGTGTTCCCCAACGAGAGAGTGAAATTTCCCCATGAAACGATTTCCTTGCGTAAAGGTGATAAAATTGTCCTGTACACAGATGGTTTGATAGAGCAGGAAAACTCCCAAAAAAAGTTGTATGGAGATCTGCGGCTTCAATCGCTGTTGAAACGTTGTTGCAATGATGACATTGAGGTCCTTTTAGATAAATTGATGACCGATTTAGATCATTTTTCCGAGGGCGCCCCCAGAGGGGACGATCTCACCATTACGATTATTGAGTTTTTGGGGCTATAG
- a CDS encoding FGGY-family carbohydrate kinase, with amino-acid sequence MDKVILSIDCGTQSLRVLMYSPEGDLLAKEQVQYEPYVSPMPGWAEQDPEIFWNSVCTASLALKEKHPEWFAKVAGVGVTTQRDSMVNVDREGNPLRPVITWLDQRKAKPVYHPSLVTRTVFKTIGMDEPILKSQTDAKCNWIRQNQPEIWLKTHKYLQVSGFLNFRLTGQYIDSIGSQIGHIPFSYKKQKWSSKTDMSRKLFPVERKKLPDLVPPGELIGYISDNAATSTGIAKGTPVIACASDKGCETLGMGVLNEDMASLSFGTTATVQTTTKDYREPQKFMPSYPAPIPGFYNPEIEIFRGFWMITWFKNEFAFQEIQEAEAQGVPAEVVLNNLLKQSPPGAMGLIVQPYWSPGLKTPSAKGAMIGFGDVHKKAHVYRAVIEGLCYALLDGLQHIESSTGKKMKKLAVSGGASQSAEICQIAADVFNLPLVRGRTHETSGLGAAIVTAVGLKIFPSFKEAINKMVQYDQTFYPIQENVKIYDQMFNRVYQKIYPVLLPLYEEIRDITGYPSILQ; translated from the coding sequence ATGGACAAGGTAATTTTATCAATCGATTGCGGCACTCAAAGTTTGCGGGTGCTGATGTATTCACCCGAAGGCGACTTGCTGGCAAAGGAACAGGTGCAGTATGAGCCTTATGTCAGTCCAATGCCCGGTTGGGCCGAGCAGGATCCTGAAATTTTCTGGAACAGCGTCTGCACAGCAAGTTTGGCCTTGAAGGAAAAACATCCGGAATGGTTTGCGAAAGTCGCCGGTGTCGGTGTGACCACTCAGCGTGACAGCATGGTGAATGTGGATCGTGAAGGCAACCCCCTGCGACCTGTGATCACCTGGCTTGATCAACGCAAAGCAAAGCCTGTTTATCATCCCTCCCTTGTGACGAGAACTGTGTTTAAAACGATAGGAATGGATGAACCGATTCTGAAAAGTCAAACGGATGCCAAATGCAACTGGATCCGGCAAAATCAGCCGGAAATCTGGTTGAAAACCCACAAATATCTACAGGTTTCGGGTTTTCTGAATTTTCGACTGACAGGACAATACATCGATTCAATCGGATCACAGATCGGGCACATTCCGTTCAGTTACAAAAAGCAGAAATGGTCATCCAAAACGGATATGAGCCGAAAACTGTTTCCTGTGGAACGCAAAAAACTGCCTGATCTGGTACCACCCGGTGAACTGATTGGCTACATCTCAGACAACGCCGCCACCTCAACCGGCATCGCCAAAGGAACTCCGGTGATTGCCTGCGCCTCGGACAAAGGTTGTGAAACACTGGGCATGGGCGTGTTGAACGAGGATATGGCCAGTTTGAGTTTTGGAACCACAGCAACGGTACAAACCACCACCAAAGATTATCGTGAACCCCAGAAATTCATGCCGTCCTATCCTGCGCCAATTCCGGGATTTTATAATCCTGAAATAGAAATCTTCCGTGGCTTCTGGATGATCACCTGGTTTAAAAATGAATTTGCCTTTCAGGAAATTCAGGAAGCCGAAGCTCAGGGCGTTCCTGCGGAAGTGGTGTTGAACAATCTGCTCAAACAGTCGCCTCCGGGAGCCATGGGTCTGATCGTTCAGCCTTATTGGTCCCCGGGGCTCAAAACACCGTCAGCCAAAGGCGCCATGATCGGTTTTGGCGATGTCCATAAAAAAGCCCATGTCTATCGTGCGGTGATTGAAGGCTTGTGTTATGCGCTGTTGGACGGTTTACAGCATATTGAAAGTTCGACAGGAAAAAAAATGAAAAAACTGGCTGTCTCGGGAGGTGCCTCGCAGAGCGCTGAAATCTGTCAGATTGCCGCGGATGTATTCAATCTGCCGCTGGTTCGCGGACGCACCCATGAAACTTCCGGTCTCGGGGCCGCCATTGTGACAGCGGTTGGTTTGAAGATTTTTCCTTCCTTCAAGGAAGCCATCAATAAAATGGTGCAGTATGACCAGACTTTTTATCCGATTCAGGAAAATGTAAAAATCTATGACCAGATGTTCAATCGTGTGTATCAGAAAATCTATCCTGTGTTGTTGCCACTTTATGAGGAAATACGCGACATCACAGGATATCCATCCATCCTTCAATGA
- a CDS encoding GHKL domain-containing protein — translation MKRLFIHHWSIAAQISLFAGVSVTGFLGIGGVALLMGTSSFPAYHITLMPLITGFSIIIILLGKIITGSILISLRQANMGLVQETEERKHAEDEVRLLYEKLEQQVDEQTELLKANNALKESNDQIKQTLAQFQLTQDQLIISEKMAALGHLVAGIAHEINTPLGAMQSSIGRMSKALEQTITQLPDYFEGMTPNQRECFYALLKRSTENDAVLSAKDERKYKKDLVQYFEQHSIEHAGKIADTLIDIGIYNNLEPFMALFQETNSEFILQKVYGLSGLYQSVHIIQTATEKMGHVVQALKNYARGGQFEEWGLSNIKLGIETVITLYQHQLKQGIDLVRKYEEIPDIYCCLGELNQIWTNLLHNALYAMENKGTLEIQISQIEGNAVVRITDSGKGIPEEIKDKIFLPFFTTKPPGDGSGLGLDIVKKIVEKHKGSISFESKPGCTTFCVMLPIGTSKE, via the coding sequence ATGAAGCGTCTGTTCATCCATCACTGGAGTATTGCGGCCCAGATATCCTTGTTTGCGGGTGTTTCTGTCACCGGTTTTCTTGGGATCGGCGGGGTCGCCCTCCTGATGGGGACATCTTCTTTTCCGGCTTATCATATCACACTGATGCCTTTAATCACAGGCTTCTCTATCATCATAATCCTCCTGGGTAAAATCATCACGGGCAGCATCCTGATTTCCTTGAGACAGGCCAATATGGGCCTGGTTCAGGAAACTGAAGAGCGAAAACACGCGGAAGATGAGGTGAGGCTGCTTTATGAAAAACTGGAACAGCAAGTGGACGAACAAACAGAACTATTGAAGGCCAATAACGCCCTGAAAGAATCCAATGATCAGATAAAACAAACTTTGGCTCAATTTCAGTTAACCCAGGATCAATTGATTATTTCAGAAAAAATGGCCGCTCTTGGTCATCTGGTCGCGGGGATTGCTCATGAGATCAACACACCACTTGGCGCGATGCAATCCTCAATCGGAAGGATGTCCAAGGCCCTGGAACAAACGATAACTCAATTGCCTGACTATTTTGAAGGAATGACTCCCAATCAACGGGAATGCTTTTATGCTTTGTTGAAGAGATCGACTGAAAATGATGCAGTCCTTTCCGCAAAGGATGAAAGAAAATATAAAAAAGACCTGGTGCAGTATTTTGAACAGCATTCCATTGAACATGCAGGGAAGATTGCGGATACCCTGATAGATATTGGGATTTATAACAATTTGGAACCGTTTATGGCACTTTTTCAGGAAACGAATTCGGAATTCATACTGCAAAAGGTTTATGGCTTATCTGGTTTATATCAGAGTGTTCACATCATCCAGACCGCAACCGAAAAAATGGGTCATGTTGTTCAAGCCCTGAAAAATTATGCCCGGGGTGGACAATTTGAAGAATGGGGTCTCAGCAATATCAAATTAGGAATTGAGACGGTGATTACCCTGTATCAACATCAACTCAAACAGGGGATTGATCTGGTCAGGAAATATGAGGAAATCCCGGATATATACTGCTGTCTTGGTGAATTGAATCAAATCTGGACAAATTTACTCCATAATGCCCTGTACGCTATGGAAAATAAAGGGACTCTGGAAATTCAAATCAGTCAAATTGAAGGAAACGCGGTGGTTCGTATCACCGACAGTGGAAAAGGAATCCCGGAGGAGATCAAGGATAAAATATTCTTGCCATTTTTCACAACTAAACCTCCTGGCGATGGCAGCGGATTAGGGTTGGATATCGTTAAAAAAATTGTAGAAAAACATAAAGGGAGCATTAGTTTTGAAAGTAAACCGGGATGCACGACTTTCTGTGTAATGCTTCCCATAGGAACATCAAAAGAATAA
- a CDS encoding YegS/Rv2252/BmrU family lipid kinase: MIPDTAIIMNPSAHDWEAKNKWPEMAKLLKKHDIAYKLFKTKKRMKTVDVAKKITESGFQTIVMVGGDGTINEVINGIMQANVQERPKIGFIPFGTANDNAKSFNIWGNNLEEHIRTLVDGLDYPLDLGIVDGERYFADAFTIGYDASVLKHRNLTRSERMFLSKGFESYVPSMIKEFLVFRKNSARLKIDGNFMNKKIYSLIVKNTRMYAGMFVLNEQIRGNDGKLDLFLFQQGFRFWTELGKQITANVSEMADPTGLSTNIVRFVIKNYEDYQAESLEIELPGKVDSQLDGEYYKTSDKYSIQCVKHALTLRVPYPY, encoded by the coding sequence ATGATACCGGATACCGCAATCATCATGAATCCTTCCGCTCATGACTGGGAGGCAAAAAACAAATGGCCTGAAATGGCAAAACTCTTGAAAAAACATGACATTGCCTACAAACTTTTCAAAACAAAAAAACGGATGAAAACAGTCGATGTCGCAAAAAAAATTACTGAATCAGGATTTCAGACCATTGTTATGGTTGGTGGCGACGGAACCATCAATGAAGTCATCAACGGGATCATGCAGGCAAATGTTCAGGAACGACCTAAAATCGGTTTTATCCCCTTTGGAACCGCCAATGATAACGCAAAATCATTCAATATCTGGGGCAATAATCTGGAAGAACACATCCGGACGCTGGTGGATGGACTCGATTATCCGCTGGATCTTGGGATAGTTGATGGGGAACGTTATTTTGCTGACGCCTTCACCATCGGCTACGATGCCAGTGTTCTCAAACACCGCAACCTCACCCGTAGCGAACGGATGTTCCTTTCCAAGGGATTTGAAAGCTACGTACCGAGCATGATCAAGGAGTTCCTGGTCTTCAGAAAAAACTCCGCACGTCTTAAAATTGACGGTAACTTCATGAATAAAAAAATATACAGCCTGATTGTCAAAAATACGAGAATGTATGCGGGGATGTTTGTCTTGAACGAACAAATCAGAGGCAACGATGGCAAACTCGATCTATTTTTGTTTCAGCAGGGATTTCGGTTTTGGACAGAATTAGGCAAACAAATCACCGCGAATGTGTCTGAAATGGCAGACCCAACCGGACTTTCAACCAACATTGTCCGGTTTGTCATTAAAAATTATGAGGATTATCAGGCAGAATCGCTGGAAATTGAACTTCCGGGAAAAGTGGATTCACAACTCGATGGTGAATATTACAAAACTTCTGACAAATATTCGATCCAGTGTGTTAAACACGCACTAACTTTGAGGGTGCCTTATCCCTATTGA
- a CDS encoding TerB family tellurite resistance protein, producing MSQLYQLFLATIKIDHPDVIGFEKILQFREFHNLVLEESCKKNNLQPLFNRLLDPDTGIITRMIESCKTISQFHDYESRIIYFRAIIERYEYWFLTFLHPLATKEIDKVTAFRECFLLADCLQEVLPIHSKGGLFAADHHDMEQIQQINREYFLKAKQCIVEFFSSWGKTLQEDPELLYKKIQQPFRVNQKGVFLINSQTGLPPQAVINPLQLGFIWSFSHLQEKNPSQVEFFSLNVEQKLSESFRKGIETGVKSALSLYYEKEKNTTKICNMVYYRLPSLSCYGGSSLGAITFLTTLAALFNQALPEGLYATGQAELLGSNRVEGVREKFEAVLQESDFKTFIFPEANKTDLSKIDHKVHITYKSLDDLYQIYIEKLNPQKSTQGKKKIQAEQVYIELLRMAYADNMIATEERELLELKRKQLKISRVKSKTLESQVKLEQNNSQREQRYLELLKMAYADDVLDPKERELLDLKREQLDISVERGLFLETQIKKLKI from the coding sequence ATGTCACAATTATATCAACTTTTTTTAGCGACGATAAAGATTGACCATCCTGATGTGATCGGGTTTGAAAAAATTCTGCAATTTAGAGAGTTCCACAATCTGGTATTAGAGGAGAGCTGTAAAAAAAACAATTTACAACCGTTGTTCAATCGACTGCTAGATCCTGATACCGGTATAATAACCCGCATGATTGAAAGCTGTAAAACAATTTCTCAATTTCATGATTATGAAAGCCGTATCATCTATTTCAGAGCGATCATTGAGCGTTATGAATATTGGTTTTTGACGTTTCTCCATCCTTTGGCAACCAAAGAAATCGACAAGGTGACAGCCTTTCGTGAGTGTTTTTTACTTGCGGATTGTTTACAGGAAGTATTGCCAATCCACAGCAAAGGAGGCCTTTTTGCGGCGGATCATCATGACATGGAACAGATTCAGCAAATAAACCGGGAATATTTTTTGAAAGCCAAACAGTGTATCGTTGAGTTTTTTTCTAGCTGGGGAAAGACTCTTCAAGAAGATCCTGAATTACTCTATAAAAAAATTCAGCAGCCTTTCCGTGTGAATCAAAAAGGTGTTTTCCTTATCAATTCACAAACAGGCCTACCACCTCAAGCTGTTATCAATCCTTTGCAATTAGGTTTTATCTGGTCGTTTTCCCATCTCCAGGAAAAAAACCCCTCTCAAGTCGAGTTCTTTTCTTTGAATGTTGAACAAAAACTTTCGGAATCTTTTAGAAAAGGCATTGAGACCGGAGTCAAATCAGCGCTGAGTTTGTATTATGAAAAGGAAAAGAACACGACTAAAATTTGTAACATGGTCTATTATCGGTTGCCTTCTTTATCGTGCTATGGCGGTAGTTCCCTGGGGGCCATTACTTTTTTGACAACACTTGCGGCCCTGTTCAATCAGGCCTTGCCTGAAGGCTTGTATGCAACGGGTCAAGCTGAGTTGCTTGGTAGCAACCGTGTCGAAGGGGTTCGTGAAAAATTTGAAGCAGTGTTACAAGAAAGTGATTTCAAAACATTTATTTTTCCAGAGGCAAACAAAACAGATCTTTCAAAAATAGATCACAAAGTTCACATTACTTATAAGAGCCTTGATGATTTGTATCAAATATATATCGAAAAATTAAATCCCCAAAAAAGTACTCAAGGTAAAAAAAAAATACAGGCTGAACAAGTCTATATTGAACTGCTCCGCATGGCCTATGCGGACAATATGATTGCCACGGAAGAAAGGGAACTTTTAGAGTTGAAACGAAAACAGCTAAAGATTTCAAGGGTGAAAAGCAAAACACTGGAGTCTCAGGTAAAGTTGGAACAAAACAACTCTCAACGTGAACAACGGTATCTCGAATTACTCAAAATGGCCTATGCGGATGATGTGCTGGATCCCAAGGAACGTGAGTTACTGGATCTAAAACGGGAGCAACTGGATATTTCTGTTGAACGAGGACTTTTTTTAGAAACTCAAATAAAAAAATTAAAAATATAA